The Papaver somniferum cultivar HN1 unplaced genomic scaffold, ASM357369v1 unplaced-scaffold_70, whole genome shotgun sequence genomic interval TCAGTTCTCGTGTCCGAGCTCTTTATTGATGCAAACCCATTGTGGATTTACGGCTGAAAACTGTCCAGACGGCCACCACTGGCACCAGTAAATCTCGTCACTATCTCCAACATGAATCACAGCACCAACACCTTCATAAACCTTGATACCCAGCCATGAATCAACGGTAGAAACTAATGAAATATACTCGACGTTCTACACCAACTTTGACTTATCTCCAGCTCACTCCGGTTCTACAGCAACATACCGGTTCCACAACAACATATGTATATATCTTCTGTTGTACTCGATAGAGTACAACTTAGTCAAGTTGGTTTCAGTCCTGTTGTAGTCGATAGAGAATAACTTAGTCATCAACAACTTAGTCAAAGTTGTTCCAATCAGTTGTAAATAGATTAGGCTAACATATCCTTATTTACTTCTCTGTATAAATACGAATCTATTGAATCAATGAAAACTAACCAGTTCAAAACCATAAACTCATAAATTCTTTATGGTATCACCTTCAACAGGTTCGATCCTATTTAACCTAAACCTCTTTTTTTTTACCATGGTTGGAGAATCCCCTATTCATGATGAAGATCCTAAAACTCCTAAAACCCCTATCAACACCACTGCCAAAACACTCGATCCCTCTCATCCCTATTTTGTACACCCATCAGATAACCCCACTTCAGTCTTAGTTCAGCCGCTTATGAATGGTGACAACTATAGCACTTGGGTTCGTGGTATAACAAAAGCTCTAAGTGCTAAAAACAAATTGGGTTTCGTCAATGGAGTGCTTATTGAACCATCTTCAGATGCTGATGCTGAAAACCACCACAACTGGAAACGTGCTGATGATCTTGTTTCCAGTTGGATATGTCACTCCACTATTCCTCAAATCAAAACAACTATTGATTACTTACCTTCTTCATTGGTTGTTTGGAAGGATTTGAAAGAGCGTTTTTCTGAAACAAGTGCTCCCAAGCTTTTCCAACTTAAGCAATCCATTGCTTCTCTCAAACAAACTGATCAGTCATTGTCTTCTCACTACACCACTATAAGAGCCTTATGGGATGAAATAGATTCCATTCGTCCTCTCCCAAACTGCATCTGCGGAGCCAGCAAGCAAACCCTTGAACTTATGGATCAGGATCGTGCTATGGAGTTCCTCCAAAGTCTCAATGATTGATTCTCTAACCTTCGCAGTAATATCTTGCAGCGAGAAACCTTCCCAACTGTTCGCACGATCCATAACTTGGTTCGTCAGGAGGAGGTACAACAAGAGATGCAAGGTCATTCCAATTCCTCCATTGATGCTGTTGCTCTCCAGGTATCTCGATCTGATTTGAGTTCATTGTTTGTTGATGCTAACAAACGCTCGAAATATTTTTGTGATCACTGTAAGATTCCTGGTCACTCCAAGTCCCGTTGTTTCAAACTTATTGGTTATCCACCCcgtaagaacaacaacaacatcagcaacaacaacagagaTCGTCCATTTGTGGCTGCTTCTACCCCTGATCTTAAAGCTTTTTCTTTTGATAATTTAATGCCAACCTTCACAGCATATCAATATCGTGGACTTTTGTCTCTTCTTAAGAACAAAAATGGTGATCAATACCTTCCTCCAACAGTTAACCTGACTGGTAAGATTCTATCTACTTCTCAATTTCAATCCCAATGGTTTATCGATAGTGGTGCTACACACCATGTTTGttgttctctttcttttttcaaaTCTTATACTGCTGCTCCTAAAAATTGTGAAGTGCAATTACCTGATGGTAGTTTATCTCATGTTAAATATATTGGCACGGTTGAATTTTCCCCGTTATTATGCCTCTACGATGTTTATTTTATACCAACCTTTCATTTTAATCTTATATCTGTTAGTCAACTAACACGGTCTTCGGATTGTTTAGTTAACTTTTCGATCGATTCTTGTATATTTCAGGACCGGTTGACATTGAGGACGATTGGTCAGGGTGATTACTTTGGCGGTCTCTATCAATTTCGTCTATCAACTATCTTATCGTTTTTTAAGAATAAAAAGTTTGATGTCTGGCATTGTCGCCTTGGACACCCTAGTTTGGCTAGGTTTCGTTTTTTATGTAGTCAAGTTGATTCAATTTCATCTAGTTTTGATCATGTTTGTGATGTATGCCCTCGCGCAAAACAATCACGTTTGAAATTTAATAGAAGTTCATCTTTCACTACTCGTCCTTTTGAGTTGATTCATTCGGATATTTGAGGACCTTTTTCGGTTCCTTCTCTTAATGGTGCTCGTTATTTTTTAACAATCGTTGATGACTTTACTCGTTGCACATGGATGTTTCTGATGAAAGTTAAATCTGAAACTTTAACTCATCTTAGATATTTTTTTAATCATGTTACTAATCAATTTTCTCAGCCTATACGACGATTGTCTAGTGGTTCTGGTTCATTTATTTTGCCACAATTACAAAAATTTCAGTTTGATAACAGTGTAGAGTTTCTCGCCAAAGACGTTCAAAATTGGTTTGCTAATAATGGTATCACACACCAGCGGTCTTGTGTGGATACTCCACAACAAAACAGTGTAGTTGAACGGAAACATCGACATTTAATGGATGTTGCCCGGGCACTACGTTTTCAAGCATCTTTACCTCTAAAATTTTGGGGTGAGTGCGTGCTAACCGCAGATTTTTTAATCAACAAAATTCCATCTCCTGTTCTTGGAAATAAATCTCCACACGAGATGTTGATTGGCAAAGTTCCAAACTACTCGTCTCTTCGGGTTTTTGGTTGTTTATGCTTTGCTCGCAATATTCATGTTAAACATAAATTTGATGCTCGGGATTTCCCTTGCATTTTCATTGGATATCCTCATGGTTATAAAGGTTATCTTGTCTATAATTTACATACACATTCTAAGTTTGTAAGTAGGGATGTAGTGTTTCATGAATCTGTGTTCCCTTACTCTGATTTGCCTTCGGTCAAGACTAATTTAAATACTTCTCAACCATTCAGTGATACTAATCTTCCaagtgataatttttttttgtgatgaGGAGTCATTAAGTCCTTCTTTGTCTTTACCCTCTCATGATGATGTCACTCATCATGTGTTACCACCAACTCATACTATAGTTCCTGATTCCAACTCTATTGTACCCAATAATCCTTCATTACTATCACCTATGAGTGATTCTGTGCATCATTCTACAGATCATTCACCTATATTTAATAACGATAGTTCACCTGTTTCATGTACTGACATGGTCTCATCACCGGTCCAATCTATACTTCCACATGATTCTCCATTACTACCTGCTGCTGCGATACCGGTGGATTTACCACTTCCTATTCATTGTGATAAATCTCGTCCTGTACGAGTTACTAAGACCCCGGCTTATTTAGCCGACTATGACTGCAACTTCACTGGTTGTACTATGTCCCATCCATATCCATTAACTAATTATTTATCTTACAATCAATTCTCTAATACCCACAAATTTTTTCTCACAAATGTTCTCACGCATGATGAGCTTCGTAACTTCACAGAAGCTATGAAGATTCCTAAATGGCGTACTGCTATGAAAAAGGAGGTTTTTGCTTTGGAAGCAAATGATACCTTCACATATACACAATTACCTCCGGGAAAAACCgctattggttgtaaatgggtttataaAATCAAGTTTAACGCGGATGGAACTATAGAGCGCTATAAGGCTCGTCTTGTCGGTAAGGCATTTACACAACAAGAGGGTGTGGATTTTCATGATACATTTGCGCCTGTTGCTAAACTTTTTACAGTCAGAGTTCTTCTTTCAATTGCCGCTATTAAAGGTTAGTTGctccatcaaatggatgtcaataATGCTTTCCTTCAGGGTGATCTCCATGAGGAAATTTATATGAAACTACCTCCCGGTTTTAAGCCACCTAGAGGCACTAAATTAGTTTGTCGTCTTAATAAGTCCATTTATGGACTACGACAAGCTTCTCGACAATGGTTTGCTAAATTCTCCTCAACCCTTCTCAATGAGGGTTTTAAACAATCAAGTGCTGATTATTCTTTGTTTACTTATCATCGTGGTGATGTTTCTTTATACGTTTTGGTGTACGTTGATGATATTATCATCACTGGACCTTGTGCTTCCGCTATTTCGGCTTTCAAACAAAAGATTGCCACCCTATTTTCCATTAAAGACTTAGGTCGTCTTCAATATTTCCTTGGTATTGAGGTGTCTCGTTCCTCGAAAGGAATTTTCTTATGCCAACggaaatatattttagatatTTTAAAGGATTCCGGTTTAACGGGTTCTAAAACTTCTGCTTTTCCCATGGAGGAACACTTGAGATTGCTTCCTACTGATGGTGACATTATCGATGACCCTAAAATTTATCGTCGCTTAATTGGTCGCCTCCTTTACTTAACAGTTACTCGTCCTAACATTGCTTATGCAGTCAATACTCtaagtcaatttcttcaagttCCTCGTAGTTCTCATCTTAATGCTGCCATGCGAGTTCTCCGCTACTTGAAAGGCACTATTGGTCAtggtcttcttctttcttctactAGTTCACTTCAGATTTGTGGATTCACTGATTCTGACTGGGCTGGTTTTCCTACAACTCGTCGTTCTACGACTGGCTACTTCACTTTACTTGGTGATAGTCCTCTATCATGGAAATCTAAGAAGCAACCCACTATTTCTCGCTCttctgctgaagcagaatatcgtgctcTTGCACATCTAACAGCTGAGTTACAGTGGTTGCGATATCTTTTTAACGATTTGAAAGTGTGTCCTTCTAATCCTATTCCTATTTTTTGTGATAGTCAAGCGGCTATTCACAGTGCTAATAATCCAACGTTCCATGAACGTACCAAACACATTGAAATTGATTGTTACTTTGTTCGCGAGAAGATCTAGTCTAAGTTGATTGCTACACAACATATTCACACCACATCTCAACTGGCAGACATTTTCACCAAGCCTCTCGGTGCTGATCGATTCTCTCGACTACTTAGCAAGTTGGGCCTCTGTTCTATTCCTCCGccggctccaacttgaggggggtaatGAAATATACTCGACGTTCTACACCAACTTTGACTTATCTCCAGCTCACTCCGGTTCTACAACAACATACCGGTTCCACAACAACATATGTATATATCTTCTGTTGTACTCGATAGAGTACAACTTAGTCAAGTTGGTTTCAGTCCTGTTGTAGTCGATAGAGAATAACTTAGTCATCAACAACTTAGTCAAAATTGTTCCAATCAGTTGTAAATAGATTAGGCTAACATATCCTTATCTACTTCTCTGTATAAATACGAATCTATTGAATCAATGAAAACTAACCGGTTCAAAACCATAAACTCAGAAATTCTTTAGCAACCACGGCAATATCATCTGTTCTTCCAACTGGTTTTCGCGACTAAAACTCATTCCGAAACTGTTACATGAACACTCGAATGCCGTAGAGAACTGATATCTCTGGATTGAAAGAAGGAATAGAATTCGACTGGCTGGAAGATAACGAAGACATAAAGAAGAGAACGGCAGTGAGCATCTTCTTCCATCAGTCGAACCCGTTATTTGAAACTAGCTTAGATGCTGTAGAACGTCTCCATTTACGTCTGCAACCATCGTTTATCAGCATCGAGAACCCATCAGTACCAGCTAACATCGCCATGCTCGATCCATTTCGAACAAGTTCAGCCTTCTCCATCATCGTTCATCTTGCCATATAAACAACACCAGCGACCATCCTCCATGCAATCGAACAACCCCCACATAGATACTGGCAGACTGAATCCACAACTCTCATGAACTTCCGGTAAACACCAAAGATTCACCAACTTCAGTTCAAATGCAGCTGAGATATTTCTCAAGAACAGCTACTAACTTCAGCTCGACTGCAAATCAGGCCACTAGCTTGCCAAACTCGAACCATCCGAGCAGCTCCAATAATGATCTTGCATGACATGAGAAACCCATATTCATCCTCTCCTAAACTCAGCCACAGATGGTCACCAGTAAAGACATTCGAGGTCCACAGAAAAACCTCATTTGTTAACTGCTAAGTCTTTCGAAATCGAACACTAGAAACCATCAGTGCCAGCTAGGTTCACCGCTTGCTTTCATCTCGAACTGGTCAAAATTCAATTGATAAAAAGAGAAGGCTGAATACGTTTAGTGTACACCCAAGTAGTCTGTCCTCCCTTTTGCCAAGCACTCAAATGTATCAGGGCTACAACATCTGGCGTGTACTAACATGGCTTCCCAATTTAAGCTATAGACTTCCTTGTGCCGTGAACTGCAACATGTATTTTTGTCGCAAAACGCCGTTCTAGCTCCTAATTAGCCATTATTCTTATGGATAGACCAAATTcgtttgtactttctacaaaagcactaaaatagtctCATTAGCCAAAATTCCGAAtcttagctaatataaatatgggtataaaatgtagcacttacgtgcttatcacatTACATGCTTGTTGGTGGTATTTGAACTATTACCTAAGCGTAGTTCCATGATATAACTTGATAGACCTTATTTAAGGTGGGCAACGGTCCCCAAAAAGAACGCTATGGTAGCTTTGTTAATTATAAGATTAGCATACATTTAGTTTAAAATGGTCATGATTGGTTTTTGGTTTGAAGAAATTTAAACAATATGCTTGTCGAAGGATAATAATATCGTTCCAAAGGGGTGTGTCTATAAATAAATACTTATGCTATCTATAATATTTATTAATAGGTAAACACTTTGTTTTCTTCGTCTATCTCGACCAACGGTGACATGCCAGGATCCCTTTCCATAATCTTTTCTATTTCATCATCATGTTCATCCATTTCGGTTAACGTTGTCATGTCATTGTCGTTTTCTATAGTGTCATACTTTTTTTTTCCACCAGGTCTTTCTTAGTAGGTGTATGAAGTTGTTCTTTGTTGGGAAGTGTACTTacccttttgtttttgtttaataGATATGCTTTCTCCAAAGCAGTATCATAATGAAAAATGTCATGATGTGCTTTTAAACTGAGATATATGAAGTTTCTCCCCTTAAGTATGAATCTAAGTATCATTGATTTCCCTATTGTAATTAATATTTCTTATATGCAGTCTGCACGATTTTTATGCAAAACAATATTATTCTTTAAGAATTtgcattttgtttttttttcttccaaaattgTGATTATCATAAACGTTATGCTTACCTGTGCATCTACCATTGGCAGCCCTCACAACTGAGTCTTGGGGAATGCTCATGGCGGCCAGGACGGCAAAAGATCGAAGATGGCCAAAGGTTCAATTCGAAACTGATTCGGAAAACTTGCTTCGATTCTTAACCTTAGACGCCGATCCTCCTTGGTACATCTCAGGAATGATCTCTGAAACCAAACAAATCATGGGTCAGATCCCTCACTGCACCATCAACCACAACTACAGGAAAGGCAATCAAGCGACGGACGGACTGACTAATCTGGCAGCAGACAACGACCAATTAGGTAACCTTACAACTTTATTTTGGGACCATACAATCCCATCGTGCATCAATCAAATTATGATGGATGACTCATTGGGTATTACTTACCCTCTTGTGATTGCCGCTTAATTTTAATAATGTcttcatgcttaaaaaaaaatctattgttGGCAAATCCGTCGTTGTTGTTACTCTAATATTTTAATCTACAGCCACTTCGGTCGTTCGTCCCATTGTTATGAATATAGTGCTGTCATTACCATCATGTACTATAAGTTGGAGAATGTGACTATCACAAAGCATGTATTAGTTTAGTAACATTTTTTTATAACATGTAATAAGAAATAGGTGGATATTTATAACTTAACATTTATACTTGTTATCGTGGATTTGGTGCGTTTACTTAACATGTCGCCTTTCTTGTCGACATGTCTTTGTTTGCATACTGGACATGCCATGTAATACCGCAAAGATCATGTCTTAATTCTAATAATTGTTCATTTAACGGAAAATGTTGCGCCATGCATTGCATTCgattcttttatatatttttttaacagTTAAATACAATTTAAATTGAAATACTTTTCATATTTCACCATAAAGTTTTCCTTTTTCTATGTAACATTTTAATGCTTCGTCGAGTGTTATACAATTATTAACCACCAATTCTTCCCTTGTTTGGTTTGGGATTCCTAAAAATACTTAGTTCTTCCGCTGGCATATATTACCTGTTGCCATCATGAACTATTAAAATCATCAACAATTTATGAAATACTAAGTTGATATATTCAATTGTGTTTCTCATAACGTACATTCCCTTGTAAATCACCAAGTCTGGTATATCTGCAATTATGTATGTTCTTATAGCTTTACTGGACTGCAGAAATATATCCCATGTGATCATTCAATTTTCAATGTTAAGCTCAATTTAGAATCTCAATTTACGCTCAAATATATTGTACCGTCTTATGGCTTTCGGTCTATATTAAAATGTGTTGTTAAACTCAATTTAATTTAAATTTTGCACACTTTAAAATTGCTCAAGTATTGTTGAAGTTATTATTAGTATTCGACTAACCCCATCGTTTTCTAGCATAAAATCAATTAGAATTGGGTAATCAGATTATACCATAGCTAGAGTTACCCTTATCAAAATTCCACGTGGGTTTGAATTAGAACATCACGTGCGGCTGTATCAGTTTCGTATTTTCTACGTTACATCTG includes:
- the LOC113344003 gene encoding uncharacterized protein LOC113344003 gives rise to the protein MVGESPIHDEDPKTPKTPINTTAKTLDPSHPYFVHPSDNPTSVLVQPLMNGDNYSTWVRGITKALSAKNKLGFVNGVLIEPSSDADAENHHNWKRADDLVSSWICHSTIPQIKTTIDYLPSSLVVWKDLKERFSETSAPKLFQLKQSIASLKQTDQSLSSHYTTIRALWDEIDSIRPLPNCICGASKQTLELMDQDRAMEFLQSLND